TGGAGACGTTCGGGAAAGTCATCATGGCGCTCGGGATCGGCCTTGCGCTCCTCGGGGCGCTCGTGTGGCTTGGCGGCCGGCTCGGGCTGGGCTCGCTTCCGGGCGACGTCCGCATCGAGCGGGAGAGCTGGGGCTGCTACGTGCCGATCGCGAGCTCGATCGTGCTGTCGCTCGTGCTGACGCTCGTGCTCAATCTCATCGTCCGCCTGCTGCGGAAGTAGACCGGCGGCGGCTCGGGTAAGAATATGCAGGACCGAGGAGGAGCTATGCAGACGTGCACCAGCCCGACCGAGAAGCGCCGGATCGTCATCGCGGGAGGCGGCTACGCCGGAACGACCCTTGCGGTGCGCCTGGCCAAGCGCATCAAGCCGAGCGACGACGTCGAGATCCTGCTGATCGAGCCGAACCCCTGCCAGCAGGCGCTTTCGGAGCTCGACCTCGTGGCGGTCGGCCCGCCCCGGCCGGAGTTCTGCGAGCTGTGGCTGCCGACGATCTTCAAGGACCTGCCGGTCACGGTGTGCTACAACCGCGTCCACTCGGTGCTCCCTGACGAGCACGCAGTGCTGGTGGGACCGCGCGAAGGTCCGCATGAGAAGGTCACGTACTGGCGGCTCGTGCTCGCCACCGGG
The Parvivirga hydrogeniphila genome window above contains:
- a CDS encoding DUF2905 family protein, giving the protein MSLETFGKVIMALGIGLALLGALVWLGGRLGLGSLPGDVRIERESWGCYVPIASSIVLSLVLTLVLNLIVRLLRK